A region from the Engraulis encrasicolus isolate BLACKSEA-1 chromosome 18, IST_EnEncr_1.0, whole genome shotgun sequence genome encodes:
- the btbd6b gene encoding BTB/POZ domain-containing protein 6-B isoform X1: MPASPDCLYGRIMKFLTFFLLLPETLKRTRKSGKQTGKLPVCYEIVTLSLKKKMAAELYPASINTNIPNSNGTAVTAASKKTIVEVTEPVTTPTTTTTQQNINNNNVETASWQSTHPTLRERNALMFNNELMADVHFIVGPPGESQRVPAHKYVLAVGSSVFGAMFYGDLAEGESEIHIPDVEPAAFLILLKYMYSDEIELEADTVLATLYAAKKYIVPALAKACVTFLETSLEAKNACVLLSQSRLFEEPELTQRCWEVIDAQAELALRSEGFCEIDLQTLEIILRRETLNTREAVVFQAVLEWAVAECKRQGLGPTARNKRSVLGKALYLVRVPTMTLEEFADGAAQSDVLTLEETHDIFLWYTAANKPKLEFPLAQRKGLAPQRCHRFQSSAYRSNQWRYRGRCDSIQFAVDKRVFVAGLGLYGSSGGKAEYSVKIELKRQGLTLAQNLTKFVSDGSSSTFSVWFEHPVQVEQDAFYTVSAVLDGSELSYFGQEGMTEVQCGKVTFQFQCSSDSTNGTGVQGGQIPELVFYA; encoded by the exons ATGCCAGCATCTCCAGATTGCCTGTATGGCCGGATCATGAAGTTTCTGACGTTTTTTCTCTTGCTTCCAGAGACCTTAAAACGGACTAGAAAGAGTGGTAAACAGACGGGAAAGCTGCCAGTATGCTATGAGATCGTGACTTTGTCCTTGAAGAAGAAGATGGCTGCAGAACTGTACCCTGCAAGCATAAACACCAACATCCCGAACAGCAACGGCACCGCAGTCACTGCTGCCAGTAAGAAGACTATCGTTGAAGTGACCGAGCCTGTAACCAcaccgaccaccaccaccactcagcaAAATATCAATAACAACAACGTTGAGACCGCTAGTTGGCAGTCAACTCACCCGACACTGCGAGAAAG GAATGCTTTGATGTTCAACAACGAACTCATGGCAGATGTTCATTTCATTGTTGGTCCCCCCGGTGAATCCCAGCGAGTTCCAGCGCACAAG TATGTTTTGGCAGTGGGCAGCTCGGTTTTCGGTGCTATGTTCTATGGCGACCTGGCGGAAGGGGAGTCTGAAATCCACATACCAGATGTGGAACCTGCTGCTTTTTTAATTCTCTTAAA GTACATGTACAGCGACGAGATTGAGCTGGAGGCGGATACGGTGCTGGCCACCCTGTACGCCGCCAAGAAGTACATAGTGCCTGCGCTGGCCAAGGCCTGCGTCACCTTCCTGGAGACCAGCCTGGAGGCCAAGAACGCCTGCGTGCTGCTCTCGCAGAGCCGCCTGTTCGAGGAGCCCGAGCTGACGCAGCGCTGCTGGGAAGTGATCGACGCGCAGGCCGAGCTGGCGCTGCGCTCCGAGGGCTTCTGCGAGATCGACCTGCAGACGCTGGAGATCATCCTGCGGCGGGAAACGCTCAACACGCGCGAGGCCGTCGTGTTCCAGGCCGTGCTGGAGTGGGCAGTGGCCGAGTGCAAGCGGCAGGGCCTGGGCCCCACGGCGCGTAACAAGCGCTCGGTGCTGGGCAAGGCGCTGTACCTGGTGCGCGTGCCCACCATGACGCTGGAGGAGTTTGCGGACGGTGCGGCGCAGTCTGACGTGCTGACGCTGGAGGAGACGCACGACATCTTCCTGTGGTACACGGCGGCCAACAAGCCCAAGCTGGAGTTCCCGCTGGCGCAGCGGAAAGGCCTGGCGCCGCAGCGCTGCCACCGCTTCCAGTCGTCGGCCTACCGCAGCAACCAGTGGCGCTACCGCGGCCGCTGCGACAGCATCCAGTTCGCGGTGGACAAGCGGGTGTTCGTCGCCGGGCTCGGGCTGTACGGCTCCAGCGGCGGCAAGGCCGAGTACAGCGTCAAGATCGAACTCAAGCGACAAGGGCTGACTTTGGCCCAGAACCTGACTAAGTTTGTGTCGGACGGCTCCAGCAGCACCTTCTCGGTGTGGTTCGAGCACCCGGTGCAGGTGGAGCAGGACGCCTTCTACACGGTGAGCGCCGTGCTGGACGGCAGCGAGCTTAGCTACTTCGGCCAGGAGGGCATGACCGAGGTGCAGTGCGGCAAGGTCACCTTCCAGTTCCAGTGCTCCTCGGACAGTACCAACGGGACGGGGGTGCAGGGCGGACAGATCCCGGAGCTGGTCTTCTACGCATGA
- the btbd6b gene encoding BTB/POZ domain-containing protein 6-B isoform X2, giving the protein MMFCAFIRETLKRTRKSGKQTGKLPVCYEIVTLSLKKKMAAELYPASINTNIPNSNGTAVTAASKKTIVEVTEPVTTPTTTTTQQNINNNNVETASWQSTHPTLRERNALMFNNELMADVHFIVGPPGESQRVPAHKYVLAVGSSVFGAMFYGDLAEGESEIHIPDVEPAAFLILLKYMYSDEIELEADTVLATLYAAKKYIVPALAKACVTFLETSLEAKNACVLLSQSRLFEEPELTQRCWEVIDAQAELALRSEGFCEIDLQTLEIILRRETLNTREAVVFQAVLEWAVAECKRQGLGPTARNKRSVLGKALYLVRVPTMTLEEFADGAAQSDVLTLEETHDIFLWYTAANKPKLEFPLAQRKGLAPQRCHRFQSSAYRSNQWRYRGRCDSIQFAVDKRVFVAGLGLYGSSGGKAEYSVKIELKRQGLTLAQNLTKFVSDGSSSTFSVWFEHPVQVEQDAFYTVSAVLDGSELSYFGQEGMTEVQCGKVTFQFQCSSDSTNGTGVQGGQIPELVFYA; this is encoded by the exons ATGATGTTCTGTGCATTTATTCGGG AGACCTTAAAACGGACTAGAAAGAGTGGTAAACAGACGGGAAAGCTGCCAGTATGCTATGAGATCGTGACTTTGTCCTTGAAGAAGAAGATGGCTGCAGAACTGTACCCTGCAAGCATAAACACCAACATCCCGAACAGCAACGGCACCGCAGTCACTGCTGCCAGTAAGAAGACTATCGTTGAAGTGACCGAGCCTGTAACCAcaccgaccaccaccaccactcagcaAAATATCAATAACAACAACGTTGAGACCGCTAGTTGGCAGTCAACTCACCCGACACTGCGAGAAAG GAATGCTTTGATGTTCAACAACGAACTCATGGCAGATGTTCATTTCATTGTTGGTCCCCCCGGTGAATCCCAGCGAGTTCCAGCGCACAAG TATGTTTTGGCAGTGGGCAGCTCGGTTTTCGGTGCTATGTTCTATGGCGACCTGGCGGAAGGGGAGTCTGAAATCCACATACCAGATGTGGAACCTGCTGCTTTTTTAATTCTCTTAAA GTACATGTACAGCGACGAGATTGAGCTGGAGGCGGATACGGTGCTGGCCACCCTGTACGCCGCCAAGAAGTACATAGTGCCTGCGCTGGCCAAGGCCTGCGTCACCTTCCTGGAGACCAGCCTGGAGGCCAAGAACGCCTGCGTGCTGCTCTCGCAGAGCCGCCTGTTCGAGGAGCCCGAGCTGACGCAGCGCTGCTGGGAAGTGATCGACGCGCAGGCCGAGCTGGCGCTGCGCTCCGAGGGCTTCTGCGAGATCGACCTGCAGACGCTGGAGATCATCCTGCGGCGGGAAACGCTCAACACGCGCGAGGCCGTCGTGTTCCAGGCCGTGCTGGAGTGGGCAGTGGCCGAGTGCAAGCGGCAGGGCCTGGGCCCCACGGCGCGTAACAAGCGCTCGGTGCTGGGCAAGGCGCTGTACCTGGTGCGCGTGCCCACCATGACGCTGGAGGAGTTTGCGGACGGTGCGGCGCAGTCTGACGTGCTGACGCTGGAGGAGACGCACGACATCTTCCTGTGGTACACGGCGGCCAACAAGCCCAAGCTGGAGTTCCCGCTGGCGCAGCGGAAAGGCCTGGCGCCGCAGCGCTGCCACCGCTTCCAGTCGTCGGCCTACCGCAGCAACCAGTGGCGCTACCGCGGCCGCTGCGACAGCATCCAGTTCGCGGTGGACAAGCGGGTGTTCGTCGCCGGGCTCGGGCTGTACGGCTCCAGCGGCGGCAAGGCCGAGTACAGCGTCAAGATCGAACTCAAGCGACAAGGGCTGACTTTGGCCCAGAACCTGACTAAGTTTGTGTCGGACGGCTCCAGCAGCACCTTCTCGGTGTGGTTCGAGCACCCGGTGCAGGTGGAGCAGGACGCCTTCTACACGGTGAGCGCCGTGCTGGACGGCAGCGAGCTTAGCTACTTCGGCCAGGAGGGCATGACCGAGGTGCAGTGCGGCAAGGTCACCTTCCAGTTCCAGTGCTCCTCGGACAGTACCAACGGGACGGGGGTGCAGGGCGGACAGATCCCGGAGCTGGTCTTCTACGCATGA
- the btbd6b gene encoding BTB/POZ domain-containing protein 6-B isoform X3, with translation MAAELYPASINTNIPNSNGTAVTAASKKTIVEVTEPVTTPTTTTTQQNINNNNVETASWQSTHPTLRERNALMFNNELMADVHFIVGPPGESQRVPAHKYVLAVGSSVFGAMFYGDLAEGESEIHIPDVEPAAFLILLKYMYSDEIELEADTVLATLYAAKKYIVPALAKACVTFLETSLEAKNACVLLSQSRLFEEPELTQRCWEVIDAQAELALRSEGFCEIDLQTLEIILRRETLNTREAVVFQAVLEWAVAECKRQGLGPTARNKRSVLGKALYLVRVPTMTLEEFADGAAQSDVLTLEETHDIFLWYTAANKPKLEFPLAQRKGLAPQRCHRFQSSAYRSNQWRYRGRCDSIQFAVDKRVFVAGLGLYGSSGGKAEYSVKIELKRQGLTLAQNLTKFVSDGSSSTFSVWFEHPVQVEQDAFYTVSAVLDGSELSYFGQEGMTEVQCGKVTFQFQCSSDSTNGTGVQGGQIPELVFYA, from the exons ATGGCTGCAGAACTGTACCCTGCAAGCATAAACACCAACATCCCGAACAGCAACGGCACCGCAGTCACTGCTGCCAGTAAGAAGACTATCGTTGAAGTGACCGAGCCTGTAACCAcaccgaccaccaccaccactcagcaAAATATCAATAACAACAACGTTGAGACCGCTAGTTGGCAGTCAACTCACCCGACACTGCGAGAAAG GAATGCTTTGATGTTCAACAACGAACTCATGGCAGATGTTCATTTCATTGTTGGTCCCCCCGGTGAATCCCAGCGAGTTCCAGCGCACAAG TATGTTTTGGCAGTGGGCAGCTCGGTTTTCGGTGCTATGTTCTATGGCGACCTGGCGGAAGGGGAGTCTGAAATCCACATACCAGATGTGGAACCTGCTGCTTTTTTAATTCTCTTAAA GTACATGTACAGCGACGAGATTGAGCTGGAGGCGGATACGGTGCTGGCCACCCTGTACGCCGCCAAGAAGTACATAGTGCCTGCGCTGGCCAAGGCCTGCGTCACCTTCCTGGAGACCAGCCTGGAGGCCAAGAACGCCTGCGTGCTGCTCTCGCAGAGCCGCCTGTTCGAGGAGCCCGAGCTGACGCAGCGCTGCTGGGAAGTGATCGACGCGCAGGCCGAGCTGGCGCTGCGCTCCGAGGGCTTCTGCGAGATCGACCTGCAGACGCTGGAGATCATCCTGCGGCGGGAAACGCTCAACACGCGCGAGGCCGTCGTGTTCCAGGCCGTGCTGGAGTGGGCAGTGGCCGAGTGCAAGCGGCAGGGCCTGGGCCCCACGGCGCGTAACAAGCGCTCGGTGCTGGGCAAGGCGCTGTACCTGGTGCGCGTGCCCACCATGACGCTGGAGGAGTTTGCGGACGGTGCGGCGCAGTCTGACGTGCTGACGCTGGAGGAGACGCACGACATCTTCCTGTGGTACACGGCGGCCAACAAGCCCAAGCTGGAGTTCCCGCTGGCGCAGCGGAAAGGCCTGGCGCCGCAGCGCTGCCACCGCTTCCAGTCGTCGGCCTACCGCAGCAACCAGTGGCGCTACCGCGGCCGCTGCGACAGCATCCAGTTCGCGGTGGACAAGCGGGTGTTCGTCGCCGGGCTCGGGCTGTACGGCTCCAGCGGCGGCAAGGCCGAGTACAGCGTCAAGATCGAACTCAAGCGACAAGGGCTGACTTTGGCCCAGAACCTGACTAAGTTTGTGTCGGACGGCTCCAGCAGCACCTTCTCGGTGTGGTTCGAGCACCCGGTGCAGGTGGAGCAGGACGCCTTCTACACGGTGAGCGCCGTGCTGGACGGCAGCGAGCTTAGCTACTTCGGCCAGGAGGGCATGACCGAGGTGCAGTGCGGCAAGGTCACCTTCCAGTTCCAGTGCTCCTCGGACAGTACCAACGGGACGGGGGTGCAGGGCGGACAGATCCCGGAGCTGGTCTTCTACGCATGA